One genomic window of Vidua macroura isolate BioBank_ID:100142 chromosome 16, ASM2450914v1, whole genome shotgun sequence includes the following:
- the LITAF gene encoding lipopolysaccharide-induced tumor necrosis factor-alpha factor, producing MSAPSGGPVPSAPPSYEETVGINVNYPHPYPVPGPGQKPDGKGMNLPPHMGQPPPANNPITVQTVYVQQPVVFYDRPVQMCCPSCNQMIVTRLSYDSGALTWLSCGGLCLLGCIAGCCLIPFCIDALKDVDHTCPKCNALVGSYKRL from the exons ATGTCTGCTCCAAGTGGCGGTCCTGTCCCATCTGCACCACCTTCTTACGAGGAAACCGTAGGAATCAATGTGAACTATCCTCACCCCTATCCCGTCCCTGGCCCTGGACAGAAGCCAGATGGGAAGGGAATGAACCTTCCCCCACACATGGGACAACCTCCACCAGCAAATAACCCCA TTACTGTTCAGACGGTGTATGTGCAGCAGCCAGTAGTGTTTTATGACCGCCCAGTTCAGATGTGCTGCCCTTCCTGTAACCAGATGATAGTGACACGTCTCTCGTACGACTCAGGAGCTTTGACCTGGCTGTCATGTGGTGGCCTCTGCCTGCTGGG GTGTATAGCAGGCTGCTGCTTAATTCCCTTCTGCATTGATGCCCTAAAGGATGTGGATCACACCTGTCCGAAATGCAACGCTCTTGTTGGCTCTTACAAACGTTTATAG